One Rhododendron vialii isolate Sample 1 chromosome 2a, ASM3025357v1 genomic region harbors:
- the LOC131315576 gene encoding probable E3 ubiquitin-protein ligase RZFP34 produces MALNFEPENLQQKTHEAQNMETVDLRSHGPCRECLPREELICDAKTTSTELLDRGRMQYGCPHYRRRCQIRAPCCNEIFDCRHCHNEAKNGINVDQKHRHDIPRHLVQQVICSLCGTEQEVRQICISCGVCMGRYFCETCKLFDDDILKKQYHCDGCGICRIGGRENFFHCNKCRCCYSVLLKNSHPCVEGAMHHDCPVCFEYLFESRNDVIVMPCGHTIHKSCLKEMQEHYQYACPLCSKSVCDMSKVWEKFDVEIAATPMPEPYQNKMVWILCNDCGSTSEVQFHIVGQKCPNCKSYNTRQTR; encoded by the exons ATGGCACTTAACTTTGAGCCTGAAAACCTCCAACAAAAGACCCATGAAGCACAGAACATGGAGACAGTTGACTTGCGCTCTCATGGTCCGTGTAGAGAATGTTTGCCGAGGGAAGAACTAATTTGTGATGCAAAAACAACCAGCACAGAACTTCTGGATCGAGGACGCATGCAGTATGG GTGTCCTCATTACAGACGAAGATGTCAGATTAGAGCTCCGTGTTGCAATGAGATTTTTGATTGTCGTCATTGTCATAATGAGGCCAAG AATGGTATCAATGTTGATCAAAAGCATAGACATGACATTCCACGCCATCTAGTCCAACAG gtCATATGTTCACTATGTGGCACTGAACAAGAG GTTCGGCAAATCTGTATCAGTTGTGGCGTGTGTATGGGAAGATACTTCTGTGAGACTTGCAAGCTGTTTGATGACGAT ATATTGAAGAAGCAGTATCATTGCGATGGATGTGGCATATGCAG GATTGGCGGGCGGGAGAACTTTTTCCATTGCAATAAATGCC GATGCTGCTACTCTGTTCTCTTGAAGAATAGCCACCCGTGTGTGGAAGGAGCAATGCATCATGACTGCCCTGTTTGCTTTGAG TATCTATTCGAGTCGAGAAATGATGTGATCGTTATGCCCTGTGGGCATACTATTCACAAGAGCTGCCTGAAGGAGATGCAGGAGCATTACCA GTATGCATGTCCTCTCTGCTCCAAGTCGGTTTGTGATATGTCGAAGGTATGGGAGAAATTTGATGTGGAGATTGCGGCTACACCCATGCCGGAACCTTACCAAAACAAGAtg GTCTGGATCCTTTGCAACGACTGTGGTAGCACATCAGAAGTGCAGTTTCATATCGTAGGTCAGAAATGCCCCAACTGCAAGTCCTACAACACACGCCAAACAAGATGA
- the LOC131315578 gene encoding uncharacterized protein LOC131315578, with translation MGYWAVLVVLVGVLVLSQDGIGGIAQPTEVIRTGYACWGGCYNECILQTGTNPNERLPCYFQCVGSCFANPASGSDNNRYYCQLGCSLQQCVSRYSSDEKKQERCLDNCSTKICNINT, from the exons ATGGGGTACTGGGCAGTTCTCGTTGTTCTCGTTGGGGTGTTGGTGTTATCACAGGACGGGATAGGGGGGATAGCGCAGCCGACGGAAGTGATCAGAACGGGGTACGCGTGCTGGGGAGGGTGCTACAACGAGTGCATTCTCCAGACCGGGACAAACCCGAATGAGAGGCTGCCTTGCTATTTCCAGTGTGTGGGTAGCTGCTTTGCTAACCCTGCCTCTGGCTCTGATAATAACCGGTACTACTGCCAGCTTGGTTGCTCATTGCAGCAATGTGTCAGCAGATATAGCTCTG ATGAGAAAAAACAGGAGAGGTGCTTGGATAACTGCTCCACCAAAATCTGCAACATCAATACTTAG